TCCAGATCTGCGAACCCTTGCCGCCGTTCTTCAGCACGAGGATTTCGAGCGAAGGATTCTCGAAGACTGCCTTGATGGCTTCATCAACGTCCTCTTTGCCCGTGAACATCTTTATCTCGCTCACTCCGGGCATCAGGATCGACGAACTCATGAAGACTTCCTGCAGAATGCCGAAAACTGCCTTGTCCTTCATCATTTCGGGGCGGATGTTGGGGTCAAAGGAAATTTTCACGCCGGCGTTCTTCATCATGTTCATGAACTTCACGATCTCGCGGGCAAAATTCACGTCGCTCATGAGTGAACAGCCCATTATGTGCATGTACTTTGTGTCCTCGAAGCCTGACATTGACGCGGGGGCTTTGGCCTTCGTGAACGGAGAATTATCCGTATAGAACAAGAACTTTCTCTCGCCGTCGGCAAAGTACGTTACGAAAGCTATACCTGTCCGGCCTTCGTCGGAAACTATTACGCGGCTGATGTCTACTCCGTCCTTCTTGAGGCGGCGGGTTACTGTTTCGCCGAAGTCGTCCGCTCCGACTCCGCTGATGATTGCCGTCGAATGTCCTAACCTTGCGGCTGTGCTGATGAAGATTCCCGGTGCTCCGCTGGGGAAAGGCCCTCTGAACCAGTCCGTAGCATAAAGCGGAATTTCTTCCTGCGGCCTCATTATTTCGACGAGAAGTTCACCCATAATTACTATCTCAGGCATGATGTGTCCTCCTTAATTGTGCTGGAATTGGGATGATGAGATTGTAACATAAACCCCCCGCCGTTTTCAGCAGGGGGTGAACGCTTCGTTAAGGGTGAGCGATGATGAACGGCTGTTCGCGCTGATCCGGCGGAAGTATCGAGTGGTCAAACCACATCGAGTAGAACCGCTCGGCGTTGTTCACGGTGTAGCCGTCCTGCAGGTGGTCTGAGGTGTCGTAGGGGTCAACCATAACCAGAACGTCATCAAGTGTGTTGTCCGTGCCCATAGTGTCATAGCCGATGATAACTCTCCAGTGTCCGCCCCACTCGACATTCTCTACAATGATGGGGATTCCGGCAGAGAGATTCTCACGGACGAACGACATGAACTCGTCGTACTCCTCGAACCTTGCGTGAGTTAGGCTGCTTTCCGTCTTCCAGCCCAGCCTATCAAAGAACGCCAGCATGTCCTTCGGTGTTGTGCCTATGGGGTAGGCTCGAGTCTTCATGTCGTGCGAGAGCATCTCTTCAGTAAAATCCTTAACGCCGTAATACCAGAGCACCGTCAAGGCACTTGCAGGGCCGCAGGTGTATTCCGTTGTCTGCTGGTAGGTGGGGTAGTTCGTGAGAATTATGCGGCTGTCGGTTGAAGCTGCCTCGTAGAAGTCCGTAACCGTGTCGAAATACACAGAGCCTTTGTGATTTATCTCTGCGGGGGCTGAGGAAGCACCTTCACTCGTTGTGTCGAGGCCTTCAGGGAACGGAATCACTCTGACTCCCGCACTGCTCACACCGCAAAGAACCAGCAAACACATTAACGCTGAAAGTATCTTCTTCATTTCACAACTCCTATCACTAAATCAACGTCCCATTCATAATAGGGGTTGGAGAGTATTACGCCGTCTGCTGTATCCTTCATCTTGCTTCTGACGTTGACTTTGCGCGGAACTTTCAGGCCTTCGGTGTTCCTGTACCAGAAGACAACATCTGCTCTCTCCGACGCGAGTGCCGCAGAACGCCCGCCCGCATCCACGCTGATTAAGCGTACATTCTTCTTGAGACGGCGGCCGATTTCAGCGAGAATTGCTGTGTTGTAGCCCGCAGGACGGCCGTCAGCCGCGATAAAGTCTATCGGCGGGAGGTCTCCTGTTACGGCGGCACGTATTGTCTTTGCTCCCTTGAACTCCGAGAACTTCACCTGTTCCGGCTCACCTGCAAGCTCCGTGATGTACTTCTTCTCGAGGCGGGCAAGAGTACCGTCCTTCTTCATGGCGGCTATTGCGCCGTTGAACTCCTGCTGAAGTTCCGTGTTGCCCCTCTTGAAGCCGAATGATATTGTCGAGGGCATCATGTTCAGCGAGAACTGTATATCGTACTGGGGATTGTTTTTGACGAGGTACATTCCGACTGCTTCAGGAAGAATTATCTCGTCAATCCGTGTTGAACGCAACGCCATCTGCATCGACAGCAGGGAGTCGAAGAAGCGTATCACCCTTCTTGTCTTTATGATTTCGGTAAGGAAACCGTCAAGCCCGTCTTCCTGCATCCAGTCATTAGCTCCGCTCTCACTGATGAGGGGTGCTAATGCCTTCCTCAAATCGTCAAGCCCCTCCTGAAACTCCGCCTCAGTCGTCCCGAGCCACGTGAGGACTCCGCTCTCCACAACATTTTCTGCCCCGAAGCACGAGGCCGCCGACAGCACCACAAGCATAACTGCACACAATAACTTCTTCATTCTTCTCCTCCTGCAACATCAAATATCTGCGAAAATCCCGTGATGTTCAGTATGCTCATCACTTCATGAGAGACATTCACGAGCTTTATGGGACTGCTTCTCCTCTTGGCCAGAGAAAGAAGAACCCTCAGCCCCATGCTCGAAATGTACTCGAGGCTTCCGCAGTCGAACACAACAACTTCGTCCTTGCCTTCACCCAGCACTGACGCAACGGCATCGCTGAAGCTGTACGCGTTTGTCGCGTCGATGCGTCCCGAAAGCGTGAAGGTCAGAGCTTCAGAATCGCGCGAAAAATCAACCGTGAGCTTTCCCATAGTTCTTGCGCACCGTTAGTTCCACGCCGTCCCGACGAACGCCGACAGATACCTCATCGGCAATGTTAGCGATGATCGATTTCTCGAGTTCATCCCAAGCGTCGGAGTCTTCCTCAGCTTTAACGTCCTCCTTGTACTTCTGCATTGACCAGGCGTACATTGCTCTGGACATTCCTGCATCGAGGGATAACATACCGTACTCCGCAATTCCTGGCCCGTACTCTGACTGAAGCGCGAAACCCTCCTCCATTCCATACAGGCCGGCCTCAAAGATACAGCGGATCTTTTCCATGATGCCCAGCCGTGCTGTGTTCCGGCCGCTGGTCGATACTGAGAGGAGCTCCCTGCGCTTCGCGTAATCCAGCTCAGATTTTGCCGACAGGTGAAGCGTGCAGTCCTTGCCCTCGTGCTCAATCCAGAACTCCGCGCTGAATGAGCCCGCTATTGACTGAACCATATTCAGCATTTCCTCAGCAAGAAGCCTGAGCCTCAGTGCCTCTTTGCCTGTGAGGCCTATGGACCCCGCGATTCTCTCCGTAAGCTCGAGAGCCTCATTGGCTGATGCTGTGCTGCCTGCGATTGCGATTCTGTATTCTGCCATTCTACATACCTCCGTAAAGATTAAGTATTGCACTCTTGAAGTCCCACCAGCTTGATGCTTTCGGCGGAGCTTTCCGCAGGTGTATGAACTTTTCCCACTCGTAATAAGGCTGTGAGAGTATAACACCTTCGGGAACATCCGGCTGAGTTTCTGCGTCAGAGTTGACCTCGTACCAGAAGACTACGTCGGCTCTTCCCGATGTCAGCGCGGCAGTCCTTGCTCCTGCGTCGGTCTCTGTGAGCTCGATGTTCACGCGGAGGATGCTGCCGATTTCCGCGAGTATCGCCGTGTTGAAGCCTGCGGGTGTGCCGTCGGGAGCTATGTAGTCCAGAGGCGGAAGGTCGCCCGTAACCGCAACCTTGACCGTCGGTGCTCCGTCGAACCTCTGGAACTTCACGGGGTCAGGGTCTTTTCGCGAGGCCAAGTAACTGCCCTCAAGGACTGACAGCGTCCAGTTGTCCCGCAAGAGCTTCAATGCTTCGTTGAACCTGTCGCGGAGCTCCTCGTCCTCAGCACGGAAACCGAACGACAGACCCATTCCCTTAGAGCGCAGGACTAACGTAGCTTCGAGCCCGTCATTCATCCTCAGGACGTATTCTGCCGCCGCCTCAGGAAGAACCATCTCGTGAATCTCCTTCCTGTTCACCGCCATCAACATGCCCGTGATGTTGTCGTAGAACTTCACGATGACTTCAAGATTTCCGTTTGCTGGGGCAAAAGTCTTCTGCCACTGTTCTGAAAACTCTTCCTCCGTAGTGTTGAGCTTCGCGAGCAGGCCGAGACGTATGAGGCTCTTCTCTGCCGGACTGACCAGTGCCGCCATAACCAGCACAACCGCAACTGCGCATAATACCTTCTTCATTTGGTGCCTCCTGTTCTTTGTCGTTCGACGAGGGACGCGAAAAGCCCTTTTCTGCTCATGAGGTCGTCATAGCTGCCTTCTTCCGCGATTCTTCCGCCGTCAATCACCAGAATACGCCCGCAATGCCTGACTGTCGAGAGGCGGTGCGCAATAACTATACGTGTGCACTTCAGGCCGTCAAGCGACTCGGAGACTATCCGCTGTGTGATGTTGTCGAGCGCGCTTGTTGCTTCGTCGAAGAGGAGAATCTTCGGCTTAGGGGCAATTGCGCGGGCAATGATTATTCTCTGACGCTGGCCTCCTGAGATCGTGCCTGCTCCCTCGCTTATGAGAGTGTGCATCTTCATGGGCATTCGGCGGATGTCGTCGGCAATACCGGCCATTTCGGCGGCTTGCCACGCGTCGGCTTCGGTGAGGTGCGGAGCAGAGATGACTATGTTGCTGTAGATGCTGCCGGGAAAAAGCCTGCTGTTCTGCATTACGCACCCGATGCTTCGCCTAAGCGCGCGGAGGTTGAGGGTCTTAATGTCGCTGCTGTCGTAGTAGATGACTCCGCTGTCCGGCGTGTCGAACCCAAGCAGAAGCCTCATCAAGGTACTTTTTCCGCACCCGGACTTCCCGACAATCGCGACGTATTCGCCTAGCTTTACGCGGAACGAAATCTTGTCGAGGACGAGCGGCGACTTCGCGGAGTACCTGAAGGTTACGCTGTTGACCTCAATTCCTCCCCTGACGCGCGCGGGTGTCCTGCCCTGCGAGATTTCAGGTACTTCTTCAAGCACTGGACGAATCATGTCGGCCATCGGCCCGATCATCGCCATCGAGAGAGTTACCCCGCACAGCGCAGTGAACGCACCTGACAGCATGCCGTACGACACCGTGAACGCCATGTACTCGGCTGGCTGAACCTTCGCGCCCCACGCGGCACGGTAGAGCAGGAACGTTCCGGCGAGCATCACGACGGGCTGAATTACGTTCGTGAGCTTCAGGAACAGCGGAGGGTTGTACTCGAGCTTTGCGTCCTTGCTGTAATGACCTGCCCACTTCGAGAACGCACGTTTCTCCGAGCCCGTGAGACGTATCTTCTGTATGCCGGTTATCAGCGCGTAAAGCAGTCCGTATTCCTCAGCACGGAGCTTGGTTCTGCGTTTCAGCAGCTTCGTGTGCCACCACGCCGACAGGACAGCGAGTGCCGCCATCACCGACACGATACACAGCGCGGGGAAGACCAGCGACGGCGCGAAGGCAAATATCTGCTGGAGGTAGACGAGGCTCATCAACGCAGTTAGTGCCGCAGAGAAAATCACTTCCGCCCCCATCGAACAGAGCATCTCTGTGCCCGAAACCCTCTGCGCAAGTTCCCCTGCTGAATACTTCCTGAAGAACTCAGCAGGAAGATTTATAACACGCATCATCACCGCCGCGTTCAGTGAAGTGTTGGTCTTGAGCTGTATCCGCGCGAGCAGCAGCATCTTCGAGACCGTCAGCAGTGCCGCAGAGATTCCGGCGCACGACATGAACACTATCAGTGAGGCCAGAGCTCCGATGTTCTGCGTGTGAATCGCGTGGGTGTAGATTATTCGGGTCAAGTAGGGCGGAATCATCGACACAAGAACGGCGGCGAGAGTTACCAGCGCGATATAGACGATGTCGTAAAGGGAGATGCATTTTGCCGCGAAACTCAGCAAGTCCTTAACGCCCAGCTTTTCCGCCGGAAGAGGACGGTAGAAGCACACCGCCTCAGCCTTCAGCTCCTTCTGCGTTGAAGCGTTCACGCGAACGGTCTTTCCCGTATCGTAATCCCTGTACGTGTAGCCCCGCCAGTCAGGGATCAGTGCGGCGTAGTCTCCAGCCTTCGTCGTTGCAAGGTACACGCCTGCCGCGTCCTTGTACCAGCCGTCAGTGAGCTCGACTGTCCTGCGCATCACACCGCACGGCCCGAAAATGTCTTCAAGCGTATCGTGTTCAAGAAGTGCCTCAGGTACTCCGAACACTCCGGCAATCTCAGCAACAGCACCCTTAGCTGACTGAACGGAAACTTTTTCGCCGTCTACGGCCTCCGCAATCTTCCCGAAAGCATCGGCAAACGCTTCGTTGTCCGAGTTGACCCGTATTCTTATCTGTTCATCAAACCATCCCATGAGTGCACCTCATTCGTTCGTGATAAGTTCAGCGTAATACTCACAGCGTCCCATCAGCTCAGCGTGAGTGCCCCTGTCGAGGATTTCTCCCTGCTTCATCACGATGATTTCGTCGCAGTCCCGAATTATCGAGAGGCGGTGAGAGATGATGATTCGGGTTATTCCGCGTGCGGCTATGGCCGTCATGATCTTGTACTCGGTCTGGCTGTCCAGCGCGCTTGTAGCTTCGTCCATGATGATTACCGTCGGGTCTTGGGCGAGCACTCCCGCGATCTCTATCCTCTGACGCTGTCCGCCGGAAAGGTTGCGTCCTCCTTCGCTCACAGGGGCGGAGTAATCACCTTCACGCTGGACTATCTCGTCGTGAATCGCGGCATCACGTGCGGCAAGGACAACCTCGAAGTTCTCGATGGACTTGTCCCACATCCTGATGTTGTCGGCTATCGTGTCCTCAAACAGCGTTACGTCCTGAGTTACGCACGCGACACTGCCCGTAAAGACACTGCGGTTGACTGCGCTGATGGGTCTGCCGTCAAAGAGTATCTCGCCCTCCCACGCAGGATAAAGGCCGGTGAGCAGCTTTGCCGTCGTAGATTTCCCGCAGCCCGAAGGCCCGACGATCGCGACGCTGCTGCCCGGTTCAACCGTCAGCGAAAAATTCCGCAGTATCGGGGGCTCAAGCCTGTTGTACCCGAACGAAACATTACGCATCTCGACAAGCCCCGAGAGCTTGGCCAAGTCCTCGTCAGGCAGTTCACCCGACAATCCTTCGGCGAGCGGGTACTTGAAGACATCCTGCACGCGCTCCATCTGTGTGCGCATCTCCTGAAGCTGAGTACCTGCATTAATCAGCTGTGCCGCAGGGTTCGAGAACGCAGTCAGGTAGCCGTTGAACGCAGAGACGAGGCCTATCGTCCATTCGCCCTGAATGATGAGCCTCACTCCCAAGAACAGAATCAGGTTCGACATCAGCAGCGAGACGAGGGGCGGAATCTGGCCAAGCGTGGTGTTGAGGCGCGCGAACTTCACAGCCTGAGCGTTTGCGTTTGCCTGAAAGCCTGACCACCGCGTGAAGAACCCGTTTTCCGCACCGGCTGACTTTATCGTCTCGATCATGTCTATTCCCGACACAGTTGCCCCCTGAAGGTTAGCGTTGTCCCTCATCTGCACGCGAGTGATGTTGATGCGCTGCTTGGAGATTAACCGCGCAAGAAGCAGGTTGATGCACACCGACGCAACTCCCGCGAGGGCAAGAACAGGGCTGTAGTCGATCATGATGAGGAGGTTGAAGATCATCGCGGCGGAGTTCAGAAGAAGAGGCGTGAAGGTGTTGATGAGCGTGCTTGTGATGTTCTGGTTGGACTGCTGGCGCGAGGCAATATCTCCGGCCATTCTCTGCTCGAAGAACTCGACCGGCAACCTCAGTATGTGCCACAAGAACGACGCGTTAGCGACACCCGCCGTCCTGCCCTGAATCCTCAGCATACAGACAGCGTTGATGACGAGAGAAGCACATTGCGCGAGGATAACCAGCCCCAGCAGCACGAAGAAGCCTCCGGCGAGCTGTGGTGTCTTTGCGGTGAGTATGTTGTCCACGAAGAACCGCCCGAACGCCGGAAGCAGAAGCCCCGTCAATGCGGCAATCAGCGTGGTTATCGCAACCATCACGAAGGCAGGGAGAGTACCCGTCAGCCTCTGCAGCGCGAATTTCAGGATCGAGGCGGGCTTCCCTCCTTTCTCGAAGTCCTC
The window above is part of the Synergistaceae bacterium genome. Proteins encoded here:
- a CDS encoding sugar kinase; its protein translation is MPEIVIMGELLVEIMRPQEEIPLYATDWFRGPFPSGAPGIFISTAARLGHSTAIISGVGADDFGETVTRRLKKDGVDISRVIVSDEGRTGIAFVTYFADGERKFLFYTDNSPFTKAKAPASMSGFEDTKYMHIMGCSLMSDVNFAREIVKFMNMMKNAGVKISFDPNIRPEMMKDKAVFGILQEVFMSSSILMPGVSEIKMFTGKEDVDEAIKAVFENPSLEILVLKNGGKGSQIWTRKGLEAEQPIYKVEQADATGAGDSYDAAFICGLAEGKSLADAARMGAAAGALNVMAFGPMEGNISPETVREMIERG
- a CDS encoding C39 family peptidase translates to MKKILSALMCLLVLCGVSSAGVRVIPFPEGLDTTSEGASSAPAEINHKGSVYFDTVTDFYEAASTDSRIILTNYPTYQQTTEYTCGPASALTVLWYYGVKDFTEEMLSHDMKTRAYPIGTTPKDMLAFFDRLGWKTESSLTHARFEEYDEFMSFVRENLSAGIPIIVENVEWGGHWRVIIGYDTMGTDNTLDDVLVMVDPYDTSDHLQDGYTVNNAERFYSMWFDHSILPPDQREQPFIIAHP
- a CDS encoding transporter substrate-binding domain-containing protein, which produces MKKLLCAVMLVVLSAASCFGAENVVESGVLTWLGTTEAEFQEGLDDLRKALAPLISESGANDWMQEDGLDGFLTEIIKTRRVIRFFDSLLSMQMALRSTRIDEIILPEAVGMYLVKNNPQYDIQFSLNMMPSTISFGFKRGNTELQQEFNGAIAAMKKDGTLARLEKKYITELAGEPEQVKFSEFKGAKTIRAAVTGDLPPIDFIAADGRPAGYNTAILAEIGRRLKKNVRLISVDAGGRSAALASERADVVFWYRNTEGLKVPRKVNVRSKMKDTADGVILSNPYYEWDVDLVIGVVK
- a CDS encoding STAS domain-containing protein gives rise to the protein MGKLTVDFSRDSEALTFTLSGRIDATNAYSFSDAVASVLGEGKDEVVVFDCGSLEYISSMGLRVLLSLAKRRSSPIKLVNVSHEVMSILNITGFSQIFDVAGGEE
- a CDS encoding transporter substrate-binding domain-containing protein gives rise to the protein MKKVLCAVAVVLVMAALVSPAEKSLIRLGLLAKLNTTEEEFSEQWQKTFAPANGNLEVIVKFYDNITGMLMAVNRKEIHEMVLPEAAAEYVLRMNDGLEATLVLRSKGMGLSFGFRAEDEELRDRFNEALKLLRDNWTLSVLEGSYLASRKDPDPVKFQRFDGAPTVKVAVTGDLPPLDYIAPDGTPAGFNTAILAEIGSILRVNIELTETDAGARTAALTSGRADVVFWYEVNSDAETQPDVPEGVILSQPYYEWEKFIHLRKAPPKASSWWDFKSAILNLYGGM
- a CDS encoding ATP-binding cassette domain-containing protein; this encodes MGWFDEQIRIRVNSDNEAFADAFGKIAEAVDGEKVSVQSAKGAVAEIAGVFGVPEALLEHDTLEDIFGPCGVMRRTVELTDGWYKDAAGVYLATTKAGDYAALIPDWRGYTYRDYDTGKTVRVNASTQKELKAEAVCFYRPLPAEKLGVKDLLSFAAKCISLYDIVYIALVTLAAVLVSMIPPYLTRIIYTHAIHTQNIGALASLIVFMSCAGISAALLTVSKMLLLARIQLKTNTSLNAAVMMRVINLPAEFFRKYSAGELAQRVSGTEMLCSMGAEVIFSAALTALMSLVYLQQIFAFAPSLVFPALCIVSVMAALAVLSAWWHTKLLKRRTKLRAEEYGLLYALITGIQKIRLTGSEKRAFSKWAGHYSKDAKLEYNPPLFLKLTNVIQPVVMLAGTFLLYRAAWGAKVQPAEYMAFTVSYGMLSGAFTALCGVTLSMAMIGPMADMIRPVLEEVPEISQGRTPARVRGGIEVNSVTFRYSAKSPLVLDKISFRVKLGEYVAIVGKSGCGKSTLMRLLLGFDTPDSGVIYYDSSDIKTLNLRALRRSIGCVMQNSRLFPGSIYSNIVISAPHLTEADAWQAAEMAGIADDIRRMPMKMHTLISEGAGTISGGQRQRIIIARAIAPKPKILLFDEATSALDNITQRIVSESLDGLKCTRIVIAHRLSTVRHCGRILVIDGGRIAEEGSYDDLMSRKGLFASLVERQRTGGTK
- a CDS encoding ATP-binding cassette domain-containing protein, encoding MFTRKSIADVPVVMQLEALECGAASLAMVMAYHGLWIPLEQLRQECGVSRDGSNLKSIHAVAKKYKLNPKAFKATAEVLRKHDSFPCIIFWEFNHFVVLDGFKGDKVYLNDPARGKVSITFEEFKKSYSGICMMFAPSEDFEKGGKPASILKFALQRLTGTLPAFVMVAITTLIAALTGLLLPAFGRFFVDNILTAKTPQLAGGFFVLLGLVILAQCASLVINAVCMLRIQGRTAGVANASFLWHILRLPVEFFEQRMAGDIASRQQSNQNITSTLINTFTPLLLNSAAMIFNLLIMIDYSPVLALAGVASVCINLLLARLISKQRINITRVQMRDNANLQGATVSGIDMIETIKSAGAENGFFTRWSGFQANANAQAVKFARLNTTLGQIPPLVSLLMSNLILFLGVRLIIQGEWTIGLVSAFNGYLTAFSNPAAQLINAGTQLQEMRTQMERVQDVFKYPLAEGLSGELPDEDLAKLSGLVEMRNVSFGYNRLEPPILRNFSLTVEPGSSVAIVGPSGCGKSTTAKLLTGLYPAWEGEILFDGRPISAVNRSVFTGSVACVTQDVTLFEDTIADNIRMWDKSIENFEVVLAARDAAIHDEIVQREGDYSAPVSEGGRNLSGGQRQRIEIAGVLAQDPTVIIMDEATSALDSQTEYKIMTAIAARGITRIIISHRLSIIRDCDEIIVMKQGEILDRGTHAELMGRCEYYAELITNE